The genomic window CAGCTGcgtacaaaaacaaaatcatgcaCATTATAATTTagagttaaataattttttggtcCCTACTTTTAAATCAACTCTTgtgtactttcacattttttaacGGTTTTTTTGTCTccctgtttataatattataataacctctctaaaaaaaaattgaattttttaaaataagatgaattatttctaaaattttaaacgcaacaaactaaaaatattatatttaattcatctattgttaaaaaaaattaaacttttgcgAGAGAGATTCCTATAATATACAATATATGACCgcggaaattttttaaaaatttcgaatgatataCGCGAGTTGAATGAAAAAGCAAGTACAAAAAATGAACGAAAATACTTGAGAGgccaaaatttattgaaattgttTATAgggaataaaaacaaaatttgatatatttatagGGATCAATAAGTAAAAAAGATAATGAGTATAATATAGGGAATGTGTAGTTTTATAAGCAAAATGAATTTATTAAAAACATGAAGAAGAATTAACAAAGTAAATGAATTCACTAAGCTTATAGAAAATGTTGCTTAAAGAAAATATACCATAGAAGAGGAATGCAAAGCTAAGGCATAGAGCAACACGGGTAATAGCCATTTAGTTTATATCTCTTTTTGAATTGAAGTTTGTttgtatgaatgaatgaatgaaaattgCTCTATGCTTCTTTCCAATTTATAAGCTTCGAGGGTTGAATCTTCAAGGAGTAATATTTGATTCAGTCAATAAAAAACGAGCAATATTTTCTTTGGACGTATACAATAATTCGACGGAGTTTATATTTAGGCTACATGTGTTTccaaaacaaaatatgaaagCCACCATTGATTGGAAAAGTCTCAAATCTTTAAGTTATCTTCCGTGTGTGCATttattcaacaacaacaaagaaaatgtcttcaaaaaataaaaacaaaaaaaaataaaaatgaaaggatttattttttgtatttaattttaaaaaaaatattgaggaAATTAAAAGGGATATTTTCATTATTCTTTTTGCTCCTATTTATAaaacttttttcattttttttctccttaatATAGGACTCTTTACaaatttacacatgcattaataatttatttagagAAATATTCCTATTTAGTTtaacattgaaaaatataattataaatatattttctcgcTTTTATGATATAATAATTATAGGATATAGAAGTAACAAACATTTTAAACTAATTATAGGAGTAAATATATAgaaataacaaatattttaaacatatttattaatccgacaattttttttcaatatctgCAATTGGTGTTGGAGGTTTTTATAATAAGTGGGGGATAAAGTAACAGTGAcacttataataattattttactactCCACGGAAAAAATTTAAAGTTGGCaaatattgaaagaatataagatCGACATCAATTGTTATGAATCATGGAGtcgaagggataaagatcatagatgtcggcaagatagagtgcataagagtattcatgaggaagatactcatagaaattcatattgaatgaatatagattgataaaagaatgattaaaatgtacaatggagtagcttatttataggactacttggagtaactaactcactaactaactttctaacctcctaactaacttggtaacctatcaactaactctagttgattaactaactatctatattcttaacaacctccctcaaactcaacattagAAAGTTTtccaatttgagtttgaattacaTGTGGTTCTCAAACTTTCgtgtaacaaaaaaacattATGTTATGATAATCTCCAATGAAAGTGCTTTGTTTGAATTTGCACCAATAGCCTCAAAAGTCAAACCTTCACAAATTCTGATGTGAGCAAATCAAACTTGCAGGAGGATAGTATCAGCAACCATTCCAAAACAGGGAATTATCAATGGTATGCAACTCCAATAAACCACTCATAAACTACAAAGGCCAACAACACTTACAGTGCCTTGTGCTACTAAAATCCAAGTAATTCCTCCATATAGTATAGGTTTAAGCAATGCTCCACCAAACCAAATCCAAACAATTTCAAACTGTAGCAGTAAACTAATCATGATGATAGATTACCAACTCCAAAACAGCAAAAGGAACTCCCACATATGAACATCCAGAGAACCAATTACTACATCCAAAGCTTCCATAGATGACATTCCACTTTAAGCAACAATCCACTTTAACCATCTCCACATTTACTTTGAGCAAGCAAGAATCATAAAATTGCATAGATGACATTCCAATCTCAGACATAGCTTGATTCAAATAACCCAATTATAGACATTTAACAGTGTGAAACCAAACCAGGATATCAACACAGGCAAATCAGGAGAAGGTAACATGTTGACTTCCAAAAAGTCTTTACCAAATTGAGCAGCCAAAATTATAGTAGCAGTGACACAAACAAATTACTAGTAAGCAACAAAAACCATGAGCATTATAACCAATCTGCTACTCAAGAGGTTATATCCATACTCACAACATTCTAATCAAATTGAGAAAACAAATCACATAAGACTTGGACCCATAAACCAGTCTTGCACAGAACAGAACCAGGTAAAAGAAATCCACAAGAAATTGTGACTTTACTTCATTTACAACAAAGTCTACACTTATTCATTGATTCTAAGAATTCATTCAATTTCACAATTGAGGCAAATAACAACTAATCATCACAAACACACAAGTATGCTTCCAAAGGTATTGAAGTCATAACTACCATCAATCAATCTTGAACAATGTTGCATAACCAAAACTTGAACCATCTTACAGAGCTGACCCCTATATTGTGAtagcctccctcaaactcataGTAAGGGAATACTTAGTATGAGTTTGGAAAACAGAAACCAAACAGAAAACAAAGACCAATTTGACATAGGAAAGTTCCACCGGGATCGAAGGGAAAGAGTGAAATTGAATCGAAAATTGACATAATAGAGAGCATAGTAGCAGAACTGGAAATCACTAACATAATTCCACCGGGATCAAAATCGACGATGCACTCATCATGTAGTTCGAAAAGCCAAACCTGGTTGTTGATTGTGGTGCTACTGATTTGTTGTTTCTGTTTTCCGACATAGAACCAAGAAGCGAAAAGCCTTATGGCGGCAACGCCGTAAACAGATCGTAACGGAACTCTACCTTTGACCTGATTCTCTGATTGTTTGATTTCTGCAGAAACGCGAAATTCAGATTCGTTGTGGTTCAATCCCTTGATTGCTTCAGAAGCCACAACTTCAGAATCAAGATTCTTCGATTTCTCTTCGTCTTCCGAAGCGGCAAACTCAGATTCTTGGAACGCAGATTCCTCGACAATGCTGCAACATGAATCCGCAAGAATACATGTTATCTTGCCAATCTTTATGGAAAATCCATCAATTGTTGGCTCGATTGGAGTGATCAAAGGAGATTGAATGGTAGTAAAATCTGAATTCCCGAAATTGCCGAAAATGATGTGATTGCAGAGGGTTGAAGGTTGAATTCCTGATGCAGAAACCTCCATAGCTGCATCACGAGAAAGATCTTCGTCTTTCTCAATGGCTGAATCGAAATCGGCAGCGGAATCTTCGTCTTCATCCCTTGGGtatcgctctgataccatgttatgaatcatggagtcgaagggataaagatcatagatgtcggcaagatagagtgcataagagtattcatgaggaagatactcatagaaattcatattgaatgaatatagattgataaaagaatgattaaaatgtacaatggagtagcttatttataggactacttggagtaactaactcactaactaactttctaacctcctaactaacttggtaacctatcaactaactctagttgattaactaactaTCTATATTTTTAACATCAATCAAGAAACTTATTTGTATTTGTAAACCATCTCTTTAAGAGTTATTTTGTTGTGTTGTATTTTTAACTTTATAACTTTATTGTTTTATTCTCTCTAGTTAAGAGTTAACTTTTGATAAAAGTTTCACGTTAGCTAAACtcaaacattaacttttttaagCCATTCAATTCAATAGTGTTAGAACACCAAATTATATATAGTTGCAGATTATTTATTTCCTCTATGGTTATTTCTGTAATAGAGAAGACTATAATATACTTCCTTGTAATTTAATAAGGTAGTTGGTTTATAGAAATTAAGGTGGTTTGTAACTAGGTCGATTATAGTGAATTAAATCTTTTGTGGGCAATGGTGAAATAGCTCACACGTGAGGAGACAACAGGTGACAACCAAGTTGGATTCAGAACTAGCAAAAAATAAGTTGTATTTTTCACAAGTGAAAGTAAAATTTTAACTTAAAAGTTTAAGAAATGCATGATTGGTTTTACTGATTTTACTCAAATGACGGTGAATTAAAAGAATAGGCAACAATTTGTTGTACTCAAATGTGTCTGCCCACGGTTATTGAAGTGTGGGTTAAGCGAACGCTCAACGCTTTTAAACATAACATCAAAACCTTTGACAACAACTTTAATATATAAGCAACACTATTTATAAGTTGTCTGTTCTGAACATGTAGCATAAAAGTAACACAAAAACCGTGGCCATAGATGCATTTTAGCCAATGGTTTTTATgtttcattgtaaaaaaaacaaaaccgtGGCCTAATCCACTTAGATGGAAtttccaaaacaaaaatatgaagCCGTTGCCACTATGGATCGGAAATGTCACAAATGTAGGAAGTTATTTTCCACGTGCATTTATTaaacaccaacaaaaaaaagaaaaaggaaagaggCCCTATttttaaaatcctttgaaaAAATAGTTCTTCTTAATATAAGATCTTTACAAATTTACACAAgcattaaaaatttatttactcaaatatcaatatttaatttaacattgaaaaatataattattttttttttgaaaaattgaaaaatataattataaatacattttgggtagtatgcatgaTGTCTTAGGTTTGATCCTTATTGCtaacattgtaaacaaaaaaaatatacttctTGTAATTTAATAAGTATCTGAGTAGCTATGTGATTTAACACAATTTTTACACTATTTTACACCACAGTCGTCCGATCAAGAATGTACAGCAGAGATTGTATTAATTTGAACTGTCTGATTTATAATCAACGGTCAAGATTAACAACAGTGTGAAAACTATGTTAAATCACACAACAACAAATCTGCATTCGTAATTTGGTCGATTTTAAATTTATAGTGCATTAAATATTTTACAAGCAAAGGTGAAATAACTCACGAGTGAGGGACACGCGGTATCAACTGGATTGGATTCAGAACTATTAAAAAATCAACCGTACTTtcaatctcttcttcttttttttaaccatCTGGTTCTGTGAAAAAAGAAACTCCAGTAATCTAAAGTGCAGACTCTAGAGAAAATAtggcaaaaaattattttcaccgTGAAGTTTTTCACTCTCTCCCCGTGTCTGTCTCTTGCCGCTGTAAAAAATAGACTAGCCCGAATGGGCTGTGGGTAGCCTGCAGGCTCGAATAAATTATGACAAAAAATAAGTATGTAAGAATGTTAAATGAGTAAGTAGTTACATTTTCAATTGGGCTATTCAAAATATTTACTATGTTATTCTTCATTgatgtataaaattatattatgatttattttcttaacaattaaaaattgcataccttgtacaaaaaaaaaattgcataccTTAAATGTTTGTATTCATATATGATTGGATATGCTAGACACATGTATAAGTTTAACGAATATGGTACATCTAATTAACACCTCTATTTTGAAAGGTCAATAAATCAATCTCACATGCTAACAGTGAAACAAAATTTTCGAGAAAAAACTTAACGTGATAATTGGACATGTTGTATATTTTGTTACAGTGGCTGCCGGTTTTCTAGTTTTGGATGGGTAGCTTTTTTCATTGATtttggtattaaaaaaaaaaaaaaaaagggctgGCCCGAAAGCCTGACAACTCGTGTCGGGCCGGGCTCGAACACTTTTTTTGTTGCACATATTTCATCCGAGTTTTTTAGTCCAACCTAATCTAGCCCGAAGCCCATTCAGACCGGCCCTAAACAAGTCGGGCCGTTCATTTTGACAGCTTTAATAAATTGTTGTATTTTTACTTCTGGCAACACTTTTATGCGGTTGTCGAAGCTATTTTTGTTGTGGCATCATAAGAattctttattaatttctaCAAATATGTGAGGAACAGGAACATGCCCTCAAGATATGTTTTTAGATACGGTATACAATTACAACATGTCTTTGGATTACCACAAAATGATCTTTGAAAAGTCATGTTGAAAAACATGCggtagaaaggaaaaaaacaaaTGGAGTAGGACAAAACTTGtatgcatttctttagatgcaGTTTTTGTTGTTCCTCTCACTAAAaggtaattatttatatttttttaattaaaaaaaaaaaagaaaattatttttaaataaaaataatttctccatATATCTAGCACAGTAAAAACTGTGCATATagaactgtacataagtttaGTCCTTTCATGATATATTCCCTTCCATTTACtccaaatatcaaatatttagGTTATTAACTACAAACCTTACAtctgtcaaaaacaaaaaaactacaaaCCTTACAATTAGTCAAGCACAACTCTTCTTCTATGCCTAACTTattgaaaatatttcaaattaagaATTATgactgagttttttttttcccgaCTAAAAGAATTATGACTACATGAATTTCACAAGTGAATAATTaccacattatttttatatgaaaatcATAGATTTGTTCTTAGATTGCTTGTTTAGATGGTAATTCAGTCctactaaaatataaattagatagCCTACAAAAATTTGATGATTAGTACCCAAAAGAAAATCTAAATCTAAAGGATATTACTGTCCCGGAGTAACGGATAAAACTGTTTGGTATAACATTAAACACGATCCTACCCTCACGGCACGTATcatcaatattaattaatttccatAGTTCACCGTTGTCTGAATTCAAAATTAGACATTGAAAAACAAGGCATTTCCcacaaaaatatgtttttccCCTAATTTACCCCCttgataattttatatatttactcATCAACCAAAGACAACAAATCATGCGCATGTGAAAAGAACAAATCATACGCATGTGAATTAAAAGTTGATTACAAATTATTTATAGGTACCACGTATAAATCTACTAATGTGGAATGATTGTTAGACAAATACTCTCAAATTATCAATGAGTAGAGTAGACCTcatccaaaaatatattttcattctaatttagaatttttttttctaccctaACAATCTTCattctaccccaacatatttttcaaaatacccATTATACGTACCCTTATAAaaatttagtatattttaataatttttattttgtcgtattatactgTTCCGATGGACTGTTCATCCTCCCAAAAAACTGTTCCGGTGAGTATTATCGTTACCGGTATCTTAATTTTACCGGcacactttttaacaagtgttcAGGTATGCAAAATTTACCGGAATTACTCTTTAAAAAATGTGTCAGTTCGTTTCGTTTATCGTtatacataccggaacacttcgaaaaagtgttctggtagtttaaagtgttccggtatgttaataagtgtaccggtatgtaacAACACAAAAAGTATTCCGGTATTTAACAAGTGTACCAGTATGTTAATAtcagtttttttaattttaatttgttgttttatttttaaacagaaTGGCTTATCTCGGCGATACAAGTCAAATATTGGTAGATACTACATATGTTTTTACAACTGATCAAAAAATTGCTACACCAGATGATGTTCTCACATGGGCTCGagatgttggagatgccaacaAAATTGGTATTATCATTACTCGGTCAGATAAAGAGAACGGAATAAGAGGAAGAAATGACAAGTTAATTTTGGGTTGTGACAAAGGTGGAAAGTATGACTCTTCAGAAAGTTCCACTGCATCAAAAAAGTGTAACTGTCCATTCAAAATTAGAGTCGCACCTTCAACAGATGGTTCAGGATGGAATGTTCAGGTTATTCATGGAGTTCACAACCACGGGCTACCTGACCAATATCATGGTCATCCTCGCAAGGCACATTTAACCGCTGATGTAAACAAACGTGTTGAAGATTTGACAAAGAGTCATGTAGCACCAAGGCACATCGTTTTAGATTTGAAAGATCAAAATCCAGAGTCTGTTGTTGATGCCAAGCATGTATATAGGAAAAGACACATGATGCAAAAAGAGGAAAGAGACTCCAGAACAGAGCTGCAAACACTTGCTGTAGTGGTTAGATGATGCAAAATATGTCAGCTGGAATAGAAGAATCCAGATTCAATCAAGTTGTTGAACTTATTTACCATTGTTTTGGTCATGGACTGCACATACAAAACTAATAAACATAGACAGTCTTTGCTTGAAATTACTGGCATAACGTCAACTAACATGACATTTGTTGTTGGATTTTCTTACATGGAATTCGAGAAGACGGACAATTATCATTTGGCGTTAGGGAAGCTGGAGGAATTTCTTACTAAGCAAGATATATTTCCTAAAGTAATTTTGACTGACAGGGAGTTTGCTTTGATAAATgcaattaaatttatatttccaCATACTGTTAATATGCTTTTGACGTGGCACATAATCATAAATGTGAATACGAGATGCACCCTGCATATACCTAAGGATATGCGACAAAAGGTGAAAAATTTGTGGAAAAATGTTGTTGAAAGTCCAGATGAGGTGAAGTATCATGATAAGTGCCCAATTTGTGaaaaatttgtgtatttttatgcttaaagttttaaaaatttgtgtggtttgaacttttggtttgtagatgcttattgctaattgttgatgatccgacatgatgtaaaactgtattgttgatgatccggcatgatgtaaaactgcatgtgatgaagattttgttgaaaatataagattattttcttttgagtaagtgaaaatgaatttttcactagagtgagaaaggagtaggatgtaagtagatcctagtgtgtgttgttatatgtttgtttataaaatgtggtagattgattactagtacttagtgtggttctttaattgaactatgtgaatgtattctcatgatgagaacttgtttgagaacatgctatgttttatacatgtttgagtagacGTTGTAAGTATGCGAGCaaatgaaatgtaatgcatgtacttgactcgatgtcttgtgtacatggatgttttgttgtcttacatatattttagttataaatatatgtattgacatgttgttgtgtttgcGTATGCTAGTTGGTATGAAGGTTGTTACACTAGTATATGTGGGGAATAGAATACTTATGTATTTGCGTAGTGGCGtatatgtcaagaggactgtaCAGGATATTTGTGTAGATGTCTAGGTTTAATTCCTTACGTTTACCCTTGTATGCGACACGCATGTGAATGTTGTCGGTACTAGATTCTTTTTTGGGAGAATATATTTAGAATCGATAGAATGACTAGGTGTTTATACCGGAAGTTCTAATGGAAGAGTATAgatgggtttgagataagtgggggagaaagtTGTGTCTCTCCGAGATGGTTCGAATGTGAAGAAGTTAGGATGGATGGAGATGCTCTTGAAGTAGATTGTTCAAGATTGATTAgtgttgttcgaagtggaaggaACATGGACAACAAGTTGTGAGGATTGCTAGATGAGAAGTTGTTGGACTAAGTGTTCGTCATGGGATCAACACTGAGATTGGTTAAGAAAGATGAAGACCGTTTTGAAACGATTGGAGATCGTGTAGTGTACAAAAGAGTATGGACTAGAGGCGGATGAGAACTACAAGAATTTCTCAGAAGCAATACCATGGAATGGAAGGAGTAGGACGTTGTCGTTCAGACAAGTTGAGTAAGGACGAGTAGACGTCAATTTGATAAGGGATTGAAAGTaaagttcttatttggagagtATTTTGGAGGAAATATTAGATGATCATTCCGGAAGATTCAGAATGAGTCGAACtaaagttgtttagccgtaaaGAGAATGTGACCATTGTGGAATGGTGGAACGGACAGAGATGTTAAATGGAAACCGTTGTTGGAAAACGGAGAAGACGTTGTGCGTTAAGAGTAGGCGAACCTAGTGATGATTAGGTGATGGTTATAAGAATGGTGGGAATACCTATAGAGTTGTATCGGTGTGAGCTAAACTTGTTAATTATTAGCAAGTGAACCTTTAAAGAAAGTAAACATTTTGAATAGTTCGAAGAGACTAGTCAAGATTGGAATAGAGATTTTGTGTGGATGAACTTTAGGATGTTATGACTTTAAGATAGTCACGAGATGCGAATAAGAACTGATCGAATGGAGAAAAGTATGTTTGTCACAGTGAAGAACGATAAGGAACGTGACTAGTTGGATTGTGTGTGACAAATAAGGAcgttgttggaatcaacaagatatGAACtgtggttgtttggaaatca from Trifolium pratense cultivar HEN17-A07 linkage group LG1, ARS_RC_1.1, whole genome shotgun sequence includes these protein-coding regions:
- the LOC123895806 gene encoding uncharacterized protein LOC123895806, which encodes MVSERYPRDEDEDSAADFDSAIEKDEDLSRDAAMEVSASGIQPSTLCNHIIFGNFGNSDFTTIQSPLITPIEPTIDGFSIKIGKITCILADSCCSIVEESAFQESEFAASEDEEKSKNLDSEVVASEAIKGLNHNESEFRVSAEIKQSENQVKGRVPLRSVYGVAAIRLFASWFYVGKQKQQISSTTINNQVWLFELHDECIVDFDPGGIMLVISSSATMLSIMSIFDSISLFPFDPGGTFLCQIGLCFLFGFCFPNSY
- the LOC123895814 gene encoding uncharacterized protein LOC123895814, with the translated sequence MAYLGDTSQILVDTTYVFTTDQKIATPDDVLTWARDVGDANKIGIIITRSDKENGIRGRNDKLILGCDKGGKYDSSESSTASKKCNCPFKIRVAPSTDGSGWNVQVIHGVHNHGLPDQYHGHPRKAHLTADVNKRVEDLTKSHVAPRHIVLDLKDQNPESVVDAKHVYRKRHMMQKEERDSRTELQTLAVVVR